The Penaeus chinensis breed Huanghai No. 1 chromosome 21, ASM1920278v2, whole genome shotgun sequence genome has a window encoding:
- the LOC125036474 gene encoding protein rogdi-like, translated as MLDNDRGELALLQQEFDWVLSEEVPRVFTQVMQVLKECCTHFPVPLCGNETAIKQEKFIMSTAAHSTQDQVKCVVTVTGDTISQADINMKVAKHQNQVHRTSVTPDAPWRIQQIQDAGNFLQLAIQFLQGHGANNSFKTSSEVLNVLGQLIKMLQTGRSSLLIPRKKTIDELLSSRNMKSLTPPLPGDLAVSFYIQAHKLVLAVYHLSNAAGTMKFESVQAECAVPWLSPVLVCFTTALHLAHQLRDKISVFSQFKDFTPDSCSVSTISC; from the exons ATGCTTGATAACGACAGAGGAGAGTTGGCTCTGTTG CAGCAAGAATTTGACTGGGTGCTCAGTGAGGAAGTTCCAAGGGTTTTTACACAAGTGATGCAAGTTCTTAAG GAATGCTGTACTCACTTCCCTGTCCCACTGTGTGGTAATGAGACAGCTATCAAACAAGAGAAGTTTATAATGTCTACAGCTGCACACAGCACACAGGACCAAGTCAAGTGTGTAGTCACTGTGACTGGAGACACCATTAGCCAGGCG GACATCAACATGAAGGTGGCCAAACACCAGAACCAGGTGCACCGTACCAGTGTGACGCCCGACGCCCCGTGGCGGATACAACAGATTCAAGATGCAGGGAACTTTCTGCAGCTTGCAATACAATTCTTGCAAGGACATGGAGCTAATAACTCTTTTAA GACAAGTAGTGAGGTGTTGAATGTGTTGGGTCAACTAATCAAGATGCTGCAGACTGGCCGAAGCAGCCTTCTCATCCCTCGGAAAAAGACAATTGATGAGCTTCTAAGTAGCAGAAATATG AAATCCCTGACACCTCCTTTGCCAGGGGATTTGGCAGTAAGCTTTTACATTCAAGCTCACAAACTGGTGCTTGCTGTGTATCACCTCTCAAATGCTGCTGGAACCATGAAGTTTGAGAGTGTCCAGGCTGAATGTGCTGTACCTTGGCTTAGCCCTGTGCTTGTATGTTTTACAACAGCTTTACATTTAGCTCACCAGCTGAGAGATAAG ATTTCTGTTTTCTCACAGTTCAAAGATTTCACTCCTGATTCCTGTAGTGTTTCGACCATATCATGCTGA